The proteins below come from a single Bacteroidota bacterium genomic window:
- a CDS encoding class I SAM-dependent methyltransferase: MDETWNERYASEEYIYGTEANEYLKEKLQSLAAGKILLPAEGEGRNAVYAATLGWDVFAFDQSTVGREKALKLAATKNVTITYDIAEFEDADYPEHSFDALALIYAHVPFQLRAQYYSKLFSFLKPGGMLILEGFSKEQTKFNSGGPRDASMLFSESELKEILSDMNILELATIETTLQEGNYHEGKASVVRLFAKNK; encoded by the coding sequence ATGGATGAAACATGGAATGAACGCTACGCCTCTGAAGAATACATCTACGGCACGGAAGCGAATGAGTATCTCAAAGAAAAACTGCAATCCTTAGCAGCAGGAAAAATACTTTTGCCCGCTGAAGGTGAAGGCCGTAACGCAGTGTATGCAGCAACGCTCGGCTGGGACGTCTTTGCATTTGATCAAAGCACCGTCGGTCGCGAAAAGGCGCTGAAACTTGCGGCAACCAAGAATGTTACTATCACTTATGATATTGCGGAATTTGAAGATGCCGATTATCCGGAACATTCATTTGATGCACTGGCGCTCATCTACGCACACGTGCCCTTTCAATTAAGGGCGCAATACTATTCAAAACTATTCAGTTTCCTTAAACCCGGCGGAATGCTTATTCTGGAAGGCTTTTCGAAAGAGCAGACAAAGTTCAACTCAGGCGGGCCGAGAGATGCATCCATGCTTTTCTCCGAATCAGAGCTCAAAGAAATTTTGTCGGACATGAATATTCTTGAGCTGGCGACCATTGAAACAACCCTGCAGGAAGGCAATTACCACGAAGGGAAAGCAAGCGTGGTACGCCTATTTGCAAAAAATAAATAG
- a CDS encoding 4Fe-4S dicluster domain-containing protein, translating into MRRARPEFASEIVKYGAKDFKACYNCGTCTAICNLTDKNANFPRMFIRYGVLGQTSDIKQSKELWMCYACGDCSVNCPRQAAPGDYMAAMRRYAIAGFEPTGLTGMIFKSNIFSLFITLFLAFILGFFLMTLKPEMEIARWIFEWLPYAVIHTMGLVIFSFTGLSMVWGLISMTMALSKSVKKDVKQKNGFFKTLSLVGRELTAMKRYRDCDSDEGSFWNDKPWMVRPWFVHWSIMWGFLGLLLATVLDFMLKDPATDMWLPSRLLGTVAGLMMIYGTSLAIYYRIKKIARSYQETKMADWLLLIFLWLAGFTGFWLEAAVFFNLSNMANQVVFMIHTIISMELVLLFSFSKFAHAIYRPLALYFYSRTNVSLKK; encoded by the coding sequence ATGAGAAGGGCCAGACCTGAGTTTGCATCGGAAATTGTAAAATACGGTGCAAAGGATTTTAAGGCGTGTTATAACTGCGGCACGTGCACTGCCATCTGCAATCTTACTGATAAAAACGCAAACTTCCCGCGTATGTTCATCCGTTACGGAGTATTGGGGCAAACAAGTGATATCAAGCAAAGCAAAGAATTGTGGATGTGTTATGCCTGTGGCGATTGTTCTGTAAACTGTCCGCGTCAGGCGGCTCCGGGCGATTACATGGCTGCAATGCGTCGCTACGCAATTGCGGGTTTCGAACCTACAGGACTAACCGGAATGATATTTAAAAGCAATATCTTTTCGTTATTTATAACACTGTTTTTAGCATTCATTCTTGGCTTTTTCCTGATGACTCTCAAACCCGAAATGGAAATTGCACGCTGGATATTTGAATGGCTGCCCTATGCTGTCATTCATACAATGGGTCTTGTGATATTCAGTTTTACCGGGCTTTCCATGGTTTGGGGTTTAATCAGCATGACTATGGCGCTGTCTAAAAGTGTGAAAAAGGATGTGAAGCAGAAAAATGGTTTTTTTAAAACGCTTTCTCTTGTAGGACGTGAACTAACCGCCATGAAACGATACCGCGATTGTGATTCAGACGAAGGTTCATTCTGGAATGACAAGCCCTGGATGGTCAGACCGTGGTTTGTACACTGGTCTATCATGTGGGGATTTTTAGGATTGTTGCTTGCAACGGTGTTGGACTTCATGTTGAAAGATCCGGCTACGGATATGTGGCTTCCAAGCCGCCTGTTAGGCACTGTTGCCGGACTTATGATGATATACGGAACCAGCCTTGCTATTTACTATCGTATCAAAAAAATCGCCCGTTCCTATCAGGAAACCAAAATGGCTGACTGGCTGCTGCTCATTTTTCTGTGGCTTGCAGGATTTACCGGCTTCTGGCTGGAAGCTGCAGTATTCTTCAATTTGAGCAATATGGCAAATCAGGTGGTATTTATGATACACACCATTATTTCAATGGAATTGGTGCTGCTCTTTTCTTTTTCTAAGTTTGCACACGCCATATATCGCCCATTAGCACTGTATTTTTACAGCCGGACAAATGTTTCGTTGAAGAAATAG
- a CDS encoding CoB--CoM heterodisulfide reductase iron-sulfur subunit A family protein, with protein MKERIGVYICHCGGNISDYVDVEEIGKMLQGEDGVVISKDVMFACADSNQKAMVNDIKEHHLDAIVVASCSPKLHLHTFKGVAARADLNPSNYVQVNIREQCSWPHSDQKHEASVKAVGLIRAGIKRVSHSESLENIEIQVKRAVLVVGAGLAGMRSSVELARMGNEVYLVENDYFVGGRTAQHGSLFMGGNDGKELVASMYAEMRKLPNITIFTGSTIEKVSGSIGNFSVDIKINPRYINGKSERADVEKAMDECSVMVPDLFRHGISERKAIYKSYPSACPDVPVVDVDALKNETAFLEKYAKVIDLNQQPELLNLSTGAVIVTTGFDSYIPKQGEYHYENHENVITLPVFLQLMEQNGGVLQYDGKRVNKVAFIYCVGNRQAKGDNKYCSRTCCSSTMQASLVLNEKFENITSYHVYRDIRTYGKQEILFEKASKQGDVFIRFNEKDPPVVDSDSKGLLIKVKDHLTSKMELEIPADLVVLVTGMVPRADSLDISGKFKIPVGSDKFFNEIHPKLKPVETVIKGVYIGGACQGPKNITESLQSSLSAAAKVNALLKGGSVSLDPIVASVNANACLWCGKCAEVCEYSAIREIESSGKHIAAVNRATCTGCGICAPVCPTNAIEVAQYTDLEIEAMIDGFTEKAELAVHSEKQEEVTDKNAVTMKEYPQLWKSILGVMNGGRKTIPEVAEALNMKTDSVTWQMMTMNKYSIIVADGLDSMEVYYYYKIKNSQS; from the coding sequence ATGAAAGAGCGAATAGGTGTTTATATATGCCACTGCGGTGGAAATATCTCTGATTACGTTGATGTTGAAGAGATAGGTAAAATGCTTCAGGGCGAAGATGGCGTTGTGATATCAAAAGATGTGATGTTTGCCTGTGCCGATTCCAACCAAAAGGCGATGGTTAATGACATTAAAGAGCATCACCTGGATGCGATTGTTGTTGCGTCCTGTTCGCCTAAGCTGCATTTACATACCTTCAAGGGCGTTGCTGCGCGTGCCGATTTGAATCCTTCAAATTATGTTCAGGTTAATATCCGGGAACAATGTTCATGGCCACATTCCGATCAAAAACACGAAGCATCAGTAAAAGCGGTCGGGCTCATCCGCGCCGGAATAAAGCGTGTGTCGCATTCGGAATCTCTTGAAAATATCGAGATTCAGGTGAAACGTGCTGTCCTTGTTGTAGGGGCCGGTCTTGCCGGAATGCGCTCTTCTGTTGAGTTGGCACGAATGGGTAATGAAGTTTACCTTGTAGAGAATGATTATTTTGTGGGTGGTCGGACAGCTCAGCATGGCTCACTTTTTATGGGCGGAAATGATGGCAAAGAACTGGTGGCATCGATGTATGCAGAAATGAGGAAACTTCCCAATATTACCATCTTCACCGGTTCAACAATTGAAAAAGTATCAGGAAGCATCGGTAATTTCAGTGTTGATATAAAAATCAATCCGCGCTATATCAATGGCAAATCTGAACGTGCGGATGTTGAAAAAGCGATGGATGAATGCTCTGTAATGGTACCTGATTTGTTCAGACATGGAATCTCAGAGCGCAAAGCTATTTACAAATCGTATCCTTCTGCATGCCCAGATGTTCCTGTAGTTGACGTTGACGCTCTGAAAAATGAAACTGCTTTTCTCGAAAAATATGCGAAGGTTATAGACCTGAACCAGCAGCCCGAATTGCTGAATCTCAGCACGGGCGCGGTAATCGTTACTACGGGTTTTGATTCATACATTCCTAAGCAAGGAGAATATCATTACGAAAATCATGAAAATGTGATTACGCTGCCTGTCTTTTTGCAATTGATGGAACAAAATGGGGGAGTTCTGCAGTACGATGGTAAACGCGTGAATAAGGTTGCTTTTATTTATTGTGTGGGCAATCGTCAGGCAAAAGGCGATAATAAATATTGTTCCAGAACCTGCTGTTCATCGACCATGCAAGCTAGTCTTGTATTGAATGAGAAGTTTGAGAATATTACAAGTTACCACGTTTACAGAGATATCAGAACATACGGAAAGCAGGAGATTTTATTTGAAAAGGCTTCGAAACAAGGCGATGTATTTATACGTTTTAATGAAAAAGATCCGCCTGTTGTGGATTCTGACAGCAAAGGTCTGCTGATAAAAGTGAAAGATCACCTGACCTCTAAAATGGAACTTGAAATTCCTGCGGATCTGGTTGTGCTTGTAACTGGCATGGTGCCACGGGCTGACAGCCTTGATATTTCTGGTAAATTTAAAATTCCTGTGGGCAGTGATAAATTCTTTAACGAGATACATCCTAAGTTAAAACCGGTCGAAACCGTTATTAAAGGTGTTTATATTGGTGGCGCCTGTCAGGGTCCGAAGAACATTACCGAATCCTTGCAATCCTCTTTATCGGCTGCTGCCAAGGTGAATGCACTGTTGAAAGGCGGTTCGGTTTCACTCGACCCGATTGTCGCATCGGTGAATGCGAATGCTTGCCTGTGGTGCGGAAAATGTGCCGAAGTATGTGAATATTCTGCTATTCGGGAAATTGAATCATCCGGAAAACACATTGCTGCCGTAAATCGTGCTACCTGCACCGGCTGCGGAATATGCGCTCCTGTTTGCCCGACAAATGCCATTGAAGTAGCTCAATATACGGATCTGGAAATTGAAGCAATGATTGATGGCTTTACAGAAAAGGCCGAACTCGCGGTGCATTCAGAAAAACAAGAAGAAGTGACAGATAAGAATGCCGTAACCATGAAAGAATATCCTCAGCTGTGGAAAAGTATTCTTGGCGTGATGAACGGCGGCAGAAAAACAATTCCTGAGGTTGCTGAAGCATTGAATATGAAAACCGATTCGGTTACATGGCAGATGATGACCATGAACAAATACAGCATCATAGTCGCTGACGGACTTGATAGCATGGAAGTATATTACTATTACAAAATTAAAAATTCCCAATCATGA
- a CDS encoding FAD-dependent oxidoreductase gives MAKKVNKYDALVIGGGIAGQEAALSLADMNYQVLLVEQGLSIGGKMIQLSKVFPTLDCAACITTPKMSETARHPNITLMLNSGIEGISKVNGHFEAGIINNPRYIIPEACTGCQECEVACPEVRSDEYNADLAGRKVAYIPFSLANPRIATIDRKDVSAPCINECPGGVKPYGYISLVRNGQYEDAMKLHLEDIPLPGSLGRACYAPCQNECTRSNLDNAVDIRNIKRFFSDGYYASHPEPAVLQKAESTGKRIAVIGSGPAGLTAAYHLALKGHSVQIFEAAAVAGGMLMLTLPEYRLPKTIVERDIKNITALGVEIVLNKKIENIAALRDDGFDSVFISVGTHETSRLDAPGYDLDGIVGCLDFLREANIGEKLDLRGKKVMVIGGGNTAIDASRTALRLGAAKVDVVYRRSRQEMPCFEPEIREAEEEGVNLLVLRNPVKFIGDNGVVKKAVLVKMALGTPDESGRRRPVPVDGSEYEVEVDLVIGAIGLQPSTSGFASQLKLKKNGTIAVNDKTLQTEEPSIFAGGDSVSGASTIIEAAGQGRRAAFYMDKFLHGFNPDEFESGDKLPAVDKKEILKKAPVSKLPALKSKLRSANVRVHDFKEVELTYTEEEAKRSSARCLDCSNCRECHQCVSACPANAIDFSQKKEVVETIAKSVIITTGYKLFPPSGKPELGYDKYPNVIDSMQMDRLIAPTRPYNNVLRPGDGKVPDNIAYVLCTGSRDSSIENMPCGSDCANNPICSQICCMYSIKQAQLLMGALPMADITIYYIDIRAFGKGYEEFFQQSKSMGVNFVKGKVAKIREKDSKGDLILRYEDVATGTVKEAKHDLVVLSVGVVPNKGIPGMFTNQKLELDDYNFVKQMQELTNPSITSIDGVFVAGAASGPKDIPDSILSAGCAASEVAGYLSALSE, from the coding sequence ATGGCTAAAAAAGTAAATAAGTACGATGCACTCGTGATAGGTGGTGGCATTGCCGGACAGGAAGCTGCTCTGAGCCTCGCCGACATGAATTACCAGGTGTTGCTTGTGGAGCAGGGATTATCCATTGGCGGTAAAATGATACAGCTTAGCAAAGTGTTTCCTACGCTTGATTGCGCTGCCTGTATCACCACACCTAAAATGTCGGAAACGGCCCGCCATCCTAATATTACACTGATGCTGAACAGCGGAATTGAAGGCATTTCAAAAGTGAATGGTCATTTTGAAGCGGGCATCATCAATAATCCGCGGTATATTATTCCCGAAGCATGTACCGGTTGTCAGGAATGTGAAGTCGCTTGCCCTGAGGTGCGTTCCGACGAATACAATGCCGACCTTGCCGGTCGTAAAGTAGCATATATACCATTCAGCCTGGCGAATCCACGCATTGCAACCATTGACCGCAAAGATGTTTCGGCGCCCTGCATCAACGAATGTCCCGGTGGGGTTAAACCATATGGTTACATATCACTGGTGCGCAACGGTCAGTATGAAGATGCCATGAAGCTGCATCTTGAAGATATTCCGTTACCGGGAAGTCTTGGCCGCGCCTGTTATGCTCCCTGCCAGAATGAATGTACCCGTTCAAACCTCGATAATGCTGTTGATATTCGAAACATCAAGCGATTTTTTTCTGACGGGTATTATGCATCACACCCTGAACCTGCAGTTCTGCAGAAAGCCGAATCAACGGGTAAACGGATTGCTGTAATCGGCTCCGGACCGGCCGGTCTCACTGCTGCTTATCATCTTGCGTTAAAAGGTCATTCGGTTCAGATATTTGAAGCTGCAGCTGTTGCAGGTGGCATGCTTATGCTCACACTTCCTGAATATCGTCTTCCGAAAACCATTGTGGAACGGGATATTAAAAATATTACTGCTCTAGGTGTAGAAATTGTTCTGAACAAAAAAATTGAGAATATTGCAGCTTTGCGCGATGACGGTTTCGACAGCGTTTTTATTTCCGTTGGAACACATGAAACAAGCCGTCTCGATGCTCCCGGTTATGACCTGGACGGCATCGTAGGTTGCCTCGATTTTCTGCGCGAGGCGAATATTGGTGAAAAACTTGATTTGCGGGGTAAAAAGGTGATGGTGATTGGTGGCGGAAATACGGCTATTGACGCATCGCGCACTGCCCTTAGGCTGGGTGCTGCTAAAGTTGATGTTGTGTATCGCCGCAGCCGGCAGGAAATGCCTTGCTTTGAACCTGAGATCAGAGAAGCCGAAGAAGAAGGTGTGAACTTACTGGTGCTGCGCAATCCGGTTAAATTCATTGGTGATAACGGGGTGGTGAAGAAAGCGGTGCTTGTTAAAATGGCACTTGGAACTCCCGACGAAAGCGGCCGTCGCAGGCCCGTTCCCGTTGATGGTTCGGAATATGAAGTTGAGGTGGACCTTGTTATTGGGGCTATCGGCCTGCAGCCTTCCACATCCGGATTTGCATCGCAACTGAAATTGAAAAAGAACGGTACCATTGCCGTAAATGATAAAACGTTGCAGACTGAGGAGCCTTCCATCTTTGCAGGTGGCGACAGTGTCAGCGGCGCTTCAACAATTATTGAAGCAGCAGGGCAGGGCAGAAGAGCTGCGTTTTACATGGATAAATTTCTCCATGGCTTCAATCCCGATGAGTTTGAATCGGGTGATAAACTCCCGGCAGTAGATAAAAAAGAAATTCTTAAGAAAGCGCCGGTATCAAAGCTGCCTGCATTAAAAAGTAAATTGCGCTCTGCAAATGTGCGTGTGCATGATTTTAAGGAAGTTGAACTTACTTATACCGAAGAAGAAGCCAAACGCAGTTCTGCACGCTGTCTTGATTGCAGCAACTGCCGCGAATGTCATCAGTGCGTTTCCGCTTGCCCTGCAAATGCTATTGATTTCAGTCAAAAGAAAGAAGTTGTTGAAACCATTGCAAAATCAGTCATCATCACTACCGGTTATAAATTATTTCCACCATCCGGGAAACCCGAATTGGGTTATGATAAATATCCCAATGTGATTGACTCCATGCAAATGGATAGATTGATTGCTCCCACAAGGCCGTATAATAATGTGCTGCGTCCGGGCGATGGCAAGGTGCCCGATAATATTGCATACGTATTATGCACCGGTTCGCGCGATTCGAGTATTGAAAATATGCCCTGTGGCTCCGACTGTGCCAACAATCCCATCTGCTCGCAGATATGCTGTATGTATTCCATAAAGCAGGCGCAGCTGCTTATGGGCGCGCTGCCCATGGCCGACATCACAATCTATTACATTGACATCAGAGCGTTCGGAAAAGGCTATGAAGAGTTTTTTCAGCAGTCGAAGTCAATGGGTGTAAATTTTGTGAAAGGAAAAGTGGCGAAGATTCGCGAGAAAGATTCCAAAGGCGATCTCATTTTGCGGTACGAAGATGTTGCTACGGGAACCGTCAAAGAAGCAAAGCACGATTTGGTGGTGCTTTCGGTAGGCGTAGTTCCGAATAAAGGAATTCCGGGAATGTTCACCAATCAGAAGCTGGAACTGGATGATTATAATTTTGTGAAACAGATGCAGGAACTCACAAACCCATCAATCACCAGTATTGACGGAGTTTTTGTTGCAGGCGCTGCCTCCGGACCTAAAGATATTCCCGACTCCATACTTTCAGCAGGATGCGCTGCATCTGAAGTGGCGGGCTATTTATCGGCTTTATCAGAATAA
- a CDS encoding hydrogenase iron-sulfur subunit, translating to MSEPNHRPKILVFSTDKISDPGIDQAGLRKIHYSPAVYVISLPCSSGIKPKWILHALERGFDGVFIAADGHECSYSPKCAEHTNTIITDSQKIMKERGINPKRIRMAAICSVCAEPFASHMDNFSRILNEIGSISTEKYVAQ from the coding sequence ATGAGCGAACCCAACCACAGGCCTAAAATACTGGTCTTTTCAACAGACAAGATATCTGACCCGGGCATTGACCAGGCCGGACTGAGAAAGATTCACTATTCACCTGCAGTATACGTGATAAGCCTTCCATGCTCATCAGGCATCAAGCCAAAATGGATATTGCATGCGCTGGAACGTGGATTCGACGGCGTATTTATTGCTGCTGACGGTCATGAATGCTCTTACAGCCCTAAATGTGCCGAACATACGAATACCATCATTACCGACTCCCAAAAAATAATGAAGGAGCGCGGAATCAACCCGAAGCGCATTAGAATGGCTGCTATTTGCTCTGTATGTGCCGAGCCCTTTGCCAGTCACATGGATAACTTCAGCCGCATTCTGAATGAAATTGGAAGCATATCCACAGAAAAATATGTTGCGCAATAA
- a CDS encoding sulfurtransferase TusA family protein, whose amino-acid sequence MTTEELKSVEAKQIVDARGTACPGPLLAAKKAIGDIESGDVMEILSSDEGTKHDIPRWCEKMEHEFLGIVEEDSYSRLFLKKA is encoded by the coding sequence ATGACAACAGAGGAATTGAAATCAGTCGAAGCCAAACAAATTGTGGATGCCCGTGGTACTGCATGTCCGGGTCCGCTGCTCGCAGCAAAAAAAGCTATTGGTGATATTGAATCCGGAGACGTAATGGAAATACTTTCATCCGATGAAGGTACAAAACACGACATTCCCAGATGGTGCGAGAAAATGGAGCACGAATTTTTAGGTATTGTTGAAGAAGACAGCTATTCTAGATTATTTCTGAAAAAAGCATAA
- a CDS encoding DsrE/DsrF/DrsH-like family protein, which yields MDNEMDLKIQELVKKVGKLEKGTKDQLSMVVFSGDLDKILAAMIIATGAAAYDMKVKLFFTFWATAALRDPGKKVAGKNFMSKMFGMMLPKGNKKLKLSKMNMMGMGTSMMKGLMKKKNVASLEQMFKTAGELGVQINICEMSMDLMGFKKEEMMDYPHMTICGVATFLADASESKVQLFI from the coding sequence ATGGACAACGAAATGGATCTCAAAATACAGGAATTGGTAAAGAAAGTCGGGAAACTTGAAAAAGGCACCAAAGATCAACTTTCTATGGTAGTATTCTCGGGCGACCTCGATAAAATCCTGGCGGCAATGATTATTGCTACCGGTGCTGCTGCCTATGATATGAAGGTCAAATTGTTTTTTACTTTTTGGGCAACGGCTGCCTTGCGCGATCCGGGTAAAAAAGTTGCCGGTAAAAATTTTATGTCGAAAATGTTTGGAATGATGCTGCCTAAAGGCAACAAAAAACTAAAACTCTCGAAAATGAATATGATGGGAATGGGCACTTCCATGATGAAAGGTTTGATGAAGAAAAAAAATGTAGCATCGCTTGAGCAGATGTTCAAAACCGCCGGCGAACTGGGCGTTCAAATCAATATTTGTGAAATGTCTATGGACTTGATGGGATTTAAAAAAGAAGAAATGATGGATTATCCGCATATGACAATTTGCGGTGTGGCCACCTTTTTAGCCGATGCAAGTGAAAGTAAAGTTCAATTATTTATATAA
- a CDS encoding Crp/Fnr family transcriptional regulator has protein sequence MEKHNCKDCQIKSAAARNLSNEEFEVLENNSVQVKFKKGEIIFKEGALSLNVTYLKKGIAKLHRSGPAHDKILRLIKAPSYLGIPTTFGDKINQFSATAIEDTTVCFIDSNLFRNFIFSNGKFAFEIIAELCRNELLDYQRYTSQSQKQIPGLLAETLICFSDKLYESEQFNFPLNRGEIGDMIGTSRETVSRVLTEFANDGIIEMTAKDIKICNRERLNQISEKG, from the coding sequence ATGGAAAAACACAATTGCAAGGATTGTCAGATTAAATCGGCCGCTGCACGCAACCTCAGCAACGAAGAATTCGAAGTTCTTGAAAATAACAGTGTGCAGGTAAAATTCAAAAAAGGCGAAATTATTTTTAAGGAAGGAGCACTTTCGCTGAACGTCACTTATCTCAAGAAGGGGATTGCAAAACTTCATCGGTCGGGACCCGCGCATGATAAAATTCTAAGACTTATAAAAGCGCCCAGCTATCTGGGTATTCCGACCACATTCGGCGATAAAATCAATCAGTTCTCGGCAACAGCTATTGAAGATACAACGGTTTGTTTTATCGACAGCAACCTCTTTCGGAACTTCATCTTCAGTAACGGAAAATTCGCTTTCGAGATTATTGCCGAACTATGCAGGAACGAATTGCTGGATTATCAACGATACACCAGCCAGTCACAAAAACAAATTCCCGGTTTGTTGGCAGAAACACTGATATGTTTTTCCGATAAATTATATGAAAGTGAGCAATTCAACTTTCCGCTTAACCGAGGTGAGATTGGAGATATGATAGGAACGTCAAGAGAAACCGTAAGTCGAGTGCTCACCGAATTTGCTAATGACGGAATTATAGAAATGACAGCCAAAGACATTAAAATCTGCAACCGAGAACGCCTGAACCAAATCAGCGAAAAAGGCTAA
- a CDS encoding SAM-dependent methyltransferase — protein MDNNNLSIFIEKIKEAATSQKLAKLTIAKKRNKNLETTRVRITLVRISAGLRLSFVYQYPTREITRNLGIEEGIEEILNLLTNDFYNADLFTATETVQFVRNQKGNTGLKTVKAANTALPELEHDHKKKSFIETTNNIYLRELGITGSDWTLKKDMTAKFRQINKYIEVLDAEFKNLNLPENAVIMDMGSGKGYLTFALYDYFINFLKVKVNITGVEFRKELVAYCNSIATACNYKGLHFTEGSIESTELKKADVLIALHACDTATDEAIWKGITAGASLIVVAPCCQKQIRKQFSVNNEMAPLLKHGILEERQAELITDGLRALIMEDCGYKTKVFEFISTEHTPKNLMITGVKKAGNLPKKDISEMIRNIKKSYGIEYHHLEKLLGKNY, from the coding sequence ATGGACAACAACAATCTTAGCATTTTCATTGAAAAAATAAAAGAAGCAGCAACTTCACAGAAACTTGCAAAACTCACCATTGCAAAAAAAAGGAATAAGAACCTTGAGACAACAAGAGTTAGAATTACGCTGGTGCGGATAAGTGCAGGACTCAGGTTGTCTTTTGTATACCAATATCCGACCAGGGAAATAACTCGAAATTTAGGAATAGAAGAAGGGATTGAAGAAATATTGAATCTTCTGACCAATGATTTTTACAATGCCGATCTTTTTACTGCAACGGAAACCGTGCAATTTGTCAGGAATCAAAAAGGAAATACCGGACTTAAAACAGTAAAAGCAGCAAATACAGCGCTTCCCGAGCTTGAACATGATCACAAAAAAAAGAGTTTCATTGAAACAACAAATAACATATACCTGCGCGAACTCGGAATTACAGGTTCCGACTGGACATTAAAAAAAGACATGACGGCTAAATTCAGGCAAATCAATAAATACATTGAAGTGCTTGATGCTGAATTTAAAAACCTGAACCTCCCTGAAAATGCTGTAATCATGGATATGGGATCCGGCAAGGGATATCTTACATTCGCACTCTATGATTATTTTATTAATTTTCTGAAAGTCAAGGTAAATATTACAGGCGTTGAATTCCGAAAAGAACTTGTTGCCTATTGTAATTCTATAGCAACAGCCTGCAATTACAAGGGTTTGCATTTTACCGAAGGGAGCATTGAATCAACGGAATTGAAAAAAGCAGATGTGCTTATTGCCTTGCATGCTTGCGATACTGCTACGGATGAAGCCATCTGGAAAGGTATAACTGCCGGGGCATCGCTGATAGTAGTTGCACCATGCTGCCAGAAACAAATCAGGAAACAATTCAGCGTAAATAATGAAATGGCACCACTGCTCAAACACGGCATACTTGAAGAACGGCAGGCAGAGCTTATTACCGACGGACTCCGCGCTTTGATTATGGAAGACTGCGGCTATAAAACAAAAGTTTTTGAATTCATTTCTACTGAACATACGCCTAAAAATCTAATGATTACCGGAGTTAAAAAAGCCGGAAATCTACCTAAAAAAGATATTTCTGAAATGATTCGTAACATTAAAAAATCATACGGAATCGAATATCACCATCTCGAAAAATTACTTGGAAAAAATTATTGA